The following are from one region of the Leptospira yasudae genome:
- a CDS encoding energy transducer TonB: MEQSKSILMTIRRGKLRRFIDRYRMEFFLSSSLVLQLLILFFWYTPSIEFNRLDRLVDEVAFVDNLVIQEPNVGEAADDGEFEVTDTIKKKEDPRIAGAQDAIISGATAPVDLTPNVTPEYPSEARGAGITGTSTLEVIIGDDGHVLRVRSVGKPLGFGLDEAAVEAFYKKRYSPSMLEGKPITVKVLIPVRFSLY; encoded by the coding sequence ATGGAACAATCCAAATCCATACTCATGACGATCCGAAGAGGTAAGCTCAGAAGATTCATCGATCGATATAGGATGGAATTCTTTCTATCCTCATCCTTGGTTCTGCAGCTTCTGATCCTATTCTTCTGGTACACTCCATCGATTGAATTCAACCGATTGGATCGACTCGTCGACGAAGTGGCCTTTGTGGACAACTTAGTCATACAAGAGCCGAACGTCGGGGAAGCGGCGGACGACGGAGAATTCGAAGTCACGGATACGATTAAGAAGAAGGAAGATCCGAGAATCGCAGGCGCACAAGACGCGATCATTTCGGGTGCGACCGCTCCCGTTGACTTAACGCCGAACGTAACTCCGGAATATCCATCGGAAGCGAGAGGCGCGGGAATTACCGGAACGTCTACGCTCGAAGTAATCATCGGAGACGACGGACATGTTCTTCGTGTGCGTTCCGTTGGAAAGCCTCTCGGATTCGGCCTGGACGAAGCCGCAGTCGAAGCCTTTTACAAAAAGAGATATTCTCCTTCTATGCTGGAAGGTAAACCGATCACCGTAAAAGTATTGATACCGGTTCGTTTCAGTCTTTATTAA
- a CDS encoding ExbD/TolR family protein translates to MSLKKKKNPPSIPVSSMADIAFLLLVFFMVTSVLDTDPDLPIALPDVPGGEQLNKKIANLYLSADKDKAVYFNQVRMPLNEAINNVRAKLTTTPDLKVLIHADKDLSYAELDNAFELLKEAGALKVSLVTKTTQGGGL, encoded by the coding sequence ATGAGCTTAAAAAAGAAAAAGAATCCACCGTCCATCCCGGTCAGCTCGATGGCCGATATAGCCTTTCTGCTTCTAGTTTTCTTTATGGTGACTTCCGTTCTTGATACGGACCCGGATCTGCCGATCGCACTTCCGGACGTACCAGGCGGAGAACAGCTCAACAAGAAAATCGCGAACTTATATCTCAGCGCTGATAAGGACAAGGCCGTTTACTTCAACCAAGTGAGAATGCCATTAAACGAAGCGATCAATAACGTAAGAGCGAAACTGACGACGACTCCCGATCTGAAAGTGTTGATCCACGCCGACAAGGATCTTTCTTACGCGGAGTTGGACAATGCGTTCGAGCTCTTGAAGGAAGCGGGCGCTCTCAAAGTCTCTCTCGTAACAAAGACGACGCAGGGCGGAGGTCTTTGA
- a CDS encoding ExbD/TolR family protein: MIRIKKKRVLEEISASSMSDIAFLLLVFFMVTAVFFVKEGLNIQLPRKNSNPTLVLRENIYEILVTGELVKMKNKSIGTKDYRNLVDFREQLNLMDIPDIENKVALIKTTGDTKYGNMLDALSAVQIRGFKQISVKRLK, translated from the coding sequence ATGATCCGAATCAAAAAGAAACGCGTATTAGAGGAGATATCCGCATCGTCGATGTCGGATATCGCGTTCCTTCTATTGGTGTTTTTCATGGTGACTGCGGTCTTCTTCGTAAAGGAAGGTTTGAACATTCAGCTTCCGAGAAAGAATTCCAATCCGACTTTGGTTCTTCGCGAAAATATCTATGAAATCCTCGTCACGGGCGAGCTCGTAAAGATGAAGAACAAAAGCATCGGCACGAAGGATTACAGAAACCTGGTAGATTTCAGAGAACAACTCAACCTGATGGATATTCCTGATATCGAAAACAAAGTCGCATTGATCAAAACGACCGGAGACACGAAATACGGCAACATGCTCGACGCGTTATCCGCCGTTCAAATTCGGGGATTCAAACAGATCTCCGTAAAAAGGCTGAAATAA
- a CDS encoding MotA/TolQ/ExbB proton channel family protein produces MKFSSIKKEFKWVATAIILSGLISLSTNVIFAQDKASEPAKTEATGTATPATEEAKTETPAPKAEKNWGFVDLFLLGGWTMYPLALSSIVALGIIFERIYFIATAKLLPKGYNIDLGEAMDTKGLDAVQGFLDERKEYKISQVLAGGIDVSSGDAEIFAKGVEREAAEVITVLERGLVILAAVSTIAPLIGFLGTVSGMINAFDAIANADQVNAKVVAGGIKEALITTAAGLIVAIPAMTFHQYLTSRIDGFTSEIEEAANRIYKEFLKRNSKKA; encoded by the coding sequence ATGAAATTTTCTTCCATAAAAAAAGAATTCAAATGGGTCGCAACGGCGATCATTCTTTCGGGACTCATTTCGCTTTCTACAAACGTAATATTCGCACAGGATAAAGCATCGGAACCAGCTAAAACGGAAGCGACCGGAACGGCGACTCCCGCGACCGAAGAGGCTAAAACGGAAACTCCCGCACCGAAAGCGGAAAAGAACTGGGGATTCGTGGATTTATTCCTTCTCGGCGGTTGGACTATGTATCCTCTCGCTCTTTCATCGATCGTTGCGCTCGGAATCATCTTTGAAAGAATCTATTTCATAGCGACTGCCAAACTTCTTCCCAAGGGATACAACATCGACTTAGGCGAAGCGATGGACACGAAAGGACTCGACGCGGTTCAAGGGTTCTTGGACGAAAGAAAGGAATATAAAATTTCCCAAGTTCTTGCGGGCGGCATCGACGTATCTTCCGGCGACGCGGAAATCTTCGCGAAAGGTGTGGAAAGAGAAGCGGCCGAAGTCATCACCGTTCTCGAACGAGGACTCGTAATTCTCGCGGCGGTATCGACCATCGCCCCTTTGATCGGATTCTTAGGAACGGTATCCGGGATGATCAACGCGTTCGACGCGATCGCAAACGCGGATCAAGTAAACGCGAAAGTGGTGGCCGGCGGTATTAAAGAAGCGTTGATCACGACCGCCGCAGGTTTGATCGTTGCGATTCCCGCGATGACCTTCCACCAATATCTGACTTCCAGAATCGACGGATTCACTTCCGAAATCGAGGAAGCGGCAAACAGAATTTACAAAGAATTCTTAAAAAGAAACTCTAAGAAAGCATAA
- a CDS encoding TonB-dependent receptor has protein sequence MKKKTISLLFFVSILASPVFGQNTGKLRGKIVDSESGDPVFGAVVIVRSIKAATRSDFDGKYELNLPAGEHTVEFQMMGFATQFKKITIAPGAQLPMNIVMGAQVLDTVEVKGRGLENSESALLALQRKSGVVSDGISEEAIKKSPDSSAGDVLRRVTGITLVGGKFIFVRGLGERYSNTILNDSIIPSPEPDKRIVPLDLFPAGVIKNIRVIKTASAEDSAEFSGGIVKIETKEYPDNLLLSVSLGVGKNTQVAGHKFKTFNVGDMNNNFGLPSKNQQLPDLISGLPKVVPFVEGDRFGGIPTNLMKLGALSFNQEWSPREEDSPFNKSFSISAGNSFKTEKWGRFGVLAGTTYNRSYNYREEANARFQASNPISLYLKDSNMLRPLNQNNQKIYTEEVLWGNNLNLAYEPKIGQQFFIKTLYSVQSDKIVREGEGTNYIDNFNFKSSNLNFVSRTIFNNTLGGEHEIRALGGARPHKLEWNVNYALAERDEPNASNQAWSQGGSDLANGFRRLGNNPDGTRYFSTTADTARSQSLKYEIPFSQWDGLQSKLKLGVSNLDRFKHFEFREFAQRNFAGSDRDYIYPIPGEIIYNPLTYLNGNRKIFERASGNNAYDAAQALKAAFAQLEVPMMAKLKSIVGVRYEDSYQKTQTYDLKNSWNGFIPNYGCKTNSEEERLLLVRSNVCDTNNNGIGELRTKDKLPSANVAWEFAKDMNLRFGYSQTLTRPDLRELSPFGFAAYFQADRIFGNSSLQRTYIHNYDVRWEYYVTNTDYIGVGAFYKNLSNPIELIGLPVAGSASLVYKYANAQQATIRGIELDYRKELLWWLRLEANVFFIKSRVDVIDANIYGFIATGQVDPVSTYAAYAPTTLNRPLQGQSDFVANMRIDVFTSRTKKHNVGFYYNYFSDRIALVGSDGVPNAIQKGTGTSDVVYTYRHNDRLDFRAAARNIMNTQFKITQTDPLTGQEYVFQKYRTGVDISFSATYKL, from the coding sequence ATGAAAAAGAAAACAATCAGCTTACTATTCTTTGTCTCGATATTGGCCAGCCCGGTATTCGGACAAAATACGGGGAAACTCAGGGGAAAGATCGTGGATTCGGAATCGGGGGATCCGGTCTTCGGAGCGGTAGTTATCGTTCGCTCGATCAAAGCGGCAACGCGAAGCGACTTCGACGGTAAATACGAATTGAATCTTCCCGCCGGAGAACATACGGTCGAATTCCAAATGATGGGCTTCGCTACGCAGTTTAAAAAGATCACGATCGCACCCGGCGCACAACTTCCGATGAACATCGTAATGGGGGCGCAGGTTCTCGACACCGTGGAAGTCAAGGGACGCGGTCTTGAAAATTCGGAATCCGCCTTATTGGCTCTTCAAAGAAAGAGCGGCGTCGTTTCCGACGGGATCAGCGAGGAAGCGATCAAGAAAAGTCCGGATTCGTCCGCAGGAGACGTTCTTCGAAGAGTAACTGGGATCACTCTTGTCGGCGGTAAGTTTATCTTTGTCCGCGGTTTAGGAGAAAGATACTCGAATACGATTTTGAACGATTCCATCATTCCTTCTCCCGAGCCGGATAAACGGATCGTTCCTTTGGATTTATTTCCCGCAGGAGTCATCAAAAATATCCGCGTAATCAAAACGGCTTCGGCGGAAGATTCCGCGGAATTTTCCGGAGGGATCGTTAAGATCGAAACGAAAGAATATCCAGACAATCTTCTTCTTTCCGTATCGTTAGGAGTCGGTAAGAACACGCAAGTTGCGGGTCATAAATTCAAAACGTTCAACGTCGGCGACATGAACAACAACTTCGGTTTGCCTTCGAAAAATCAGCAACTGCCCGATTTGATCTCCGGGTTACCGAAAGTCGTTCCGTTCGTGGAAGGAGACCGTTTCGGCGGAATTCCGACTAACTTAATGAAGCTGGGAGCGTTGTCGTTCAATCAAGAATGGTCTCCGAGAGAAGAGGATTCTCCATTTAACAAATCCTTCAGCATTTCAGCGGGAAACTCGTTCAAAACGGAAAAATGGGGAAGATTCGGAGTACTCGCGGGAACCACCTATAACAGAAGTTACAACTATAGAGAAGAAGCAAACGCTCGTTTTCAAGCGTCGAATCCGATTTCCCTTTATTTAAAAGATTCGAATATGCTCCGTCCGTTAAACCAGAACAACCAAAAGATCTACACCGAGGAAGTTCTCTGGGGAAACAACTTAAACCTCGCATACGAACCGAAGATCGGTCAGCAGTTCTTCATTAAAACCTTATATTCGGTCCAGTCCGATAAGATCGTAAGAGAAGGAGAAGGAACGAATTACATCGACAACTTCAACTTTAAATCTTCCAACTTGAACTTCGTGAGCAGAACGATTTTCAACAATACCTTGGGCGGAGAACACGAAATCCGCGCTCTCGGAGGTGCAAGACCGCATAAGCTGGAATGGAACGTCAACTACGCGTTAGCCGAAAGAGACGAACCCAACGCGAGCAACCAAGCTTGGTCCCAAGGCGGAAGCGATCTCGCGAACGGATTCCGCAGACTGGGAAACAACCCGGACGGAACGAGATACTTTTCAACCACTGCGGACACCGCTCGCAGCCAATCTTTGAAATACGAGATTCCGTTCAGTCAATGGGACGGACTTCAGAGCAAGCTGAAACTCGGAGTGAGCAACCTGGACCGTTTCAAACACTTCGAATTCAGAGAATTCGCACAAAGAAACTTTGCGGGTAGCGATCGCGATTACATCTATCCGATTCCCGGGGAAATCATCTACAACCCTCTGACCTATTTAAACGGTAATAGAAAAATTTTCGAACGTGCTTCGGGTAACAACGCATACGACGCCGCACAAGCTCTCAAAGCGGCTTTCGCACAATTGGAAGTTCCGATGATGGCGAAGTTGAAATCCATCGTCGGCGTTAGATACGAAGACAGTTATCAAAAAACTCAAACTTACGATCTTAAGAACAGCTGGAACGGATTCATTCCGAACTACGGCTGTAAAACGAACTCGGAAGAGGAAAGACTTCTTCTGGTACGATCCAACGTTTGCGATACCAACAACAACGGTATCGGAGAGTTGAGAACGAAAGATAAACTTCCTTCCGCGAACGTTGCTTGGGAATTCGCAAAAGACATGAATCTTAGATTCGGTTATTCCCAAACACTAACAAGACCCGACTTGAGAGAACTTTCTCCTTTCGGTTTTGCCGCCTACTTTCAGGCGGATCGAATCTTCGGTAATTCGAGTCTTCAAAGAACGTATATCCATAACTACGATGTACGATGGGAATACTATGTGACCAACACGGACTATATCGGAGTCGGGGCGTTCTATAAGAATCTTTCCAATCCGATCGAGTTGATCGGATTACCGGTGGCCGGAAGCGCAAGTTTGGTATACAAATACGCGAACGCGCAGCAAGCGACCATCCGAGGAATCGAGTTGGATTACCGTAAGGAACTTCTCTGGTGGTTGCGATTGGAAGCGAACGTATTCTTTATCAAGTCCAGAGTGGACGTGATCGACGCGAATATCTACGGCTTCATCGCTACCGGACAAGTGGATCCGGTCTCGACTTACGCGGCCTATGCCCCGACTACTCTCAATCGCCCGCTTCAAGGACAATCCGATTTCGTCGCGAACATGAGAATAGACGTATTCACCTCCAGAACGAAAAAACACAACGTAGGATTCTATTATAACTACTTCAGCGATCGGATCGCGCTCGTTGGTTCGGACGGAGTTCCTAACGCCATTCAAAAAGGAACGGGAACTTCGGATGTCGTATACACTTACAGGCACAACGATCGATTGGATTTTAGAGCAGCCGCACGAAACATCATGAACACCCAGTTCAAGATCACGCAAACCGACCCGCTTACCGGTCAGGAATACGTGTTCCAAAAATATAGAACCGGGGTCGATATTTCCTTCTCTGCTACATACAAACTCTGA
- a CDS encoding LA3241 family PerA/PerB upregulated protein: MFQKTFNFLNIPLLLLVSLSILDCKQKGQRPDFDKEILDPKLAAEIQKDRNILTSELKDSYHIDHSSKSVEEALEKALTEIRNSKGNTDDLFRYSCSPNEIRTIYLPNNLDQNNIIANSKIEDAMYLLQIRRTAGIDKVRQNLQGTKGKIKVLPLPKPYNVRKLTNINGYIIKDFDLEVDLKTIHIDEIKLVIEHKNQFKVCTYGT, encoded by the coding sequence ATGTTCCAGAAAACATTCAATTTTTTAAATATTCCTCTGCTCCTTCTTGTTTCCCTTTCGATCCTCGATTGCAAACAAAAAGGACAACGACCCGACTTCGACAAGGAAATCTTGGATCCGAAACTCGCGGCAGAAATTCAAAAAGACAGAAACATTCTTACATCCGAACTCAAGGATTCGTATCATATCGATCATTCTTCCAAATCCGTGGAAGAGGCTTTGGAAAAAGCCCTGACCGAAATCAGAAATTCCAAAGGGAATACGGACGATCTGTTTCGATACTCGTGCAGTCCGAACGAAATACGAACTATTTACCTTCCTAATAATTTAGATCAAAACAACATCATAGCGAACTCGAAAATCGAAGACGCGATGTATCTGCTGCAAATAAGACGCACGGCAGGAATCGATAAAGTCAGACAAAATCTTCAAGGAACCAAAGGGAAAATCAAAGTTCTCCCTCTTCCTAAGCCGTATAACGTGCGTAAGCTGACAAACATCAACGGCTATATCATTAAGGACTTCGATTTGGAAGTCGATCTGAAGACGATCCACATAGATGAAATCAAACTCGTTATAGAACATAAAAATCAATTTAAAGTTTGTACGTACGGAACATGA
- the lipL48 gene encoding oxidative stress response protein LipL48, which produces MKSTYTKRVSLLIVSLSLLLSSFANCKEDKQDNNMAILLALLASSNENAGSAICDGASIQGGNTVLSGNITSSQSFAAYSSTSISGIVRVKSGATLTFARGAVVFGTAGSALIIEQGAKIVTNGDAAAPVCFTSSKTSGNRAPGDWGGILIVGDGIGSRAAAQNTEGGTGLQYNSGANDAGNSGSFAYTIVEFAGNEVSVGDELNGISMYVVGSGTTLDHVQVHRHLDDGVESWGGAWTGKYLLMTGGMDDDLDLDEAYTGKVQFVISQKYPTSCGGTASTDPHGFEMDGTHSSGTASATAKTTTNVKLSNFTLLGKSVSNGFGARLREGLQGKFTNGLIYGFQSGNIDCVLNATGGGPATAPTFANVLVEAAKTNGNTAACTLPSTGLTALPVVSLGSGDSDNCAFATKPDYQPSGEAAAAAGSALTAQSSDTFFTDNTTYGGMITGQNWASGWTVYRAR; this is translated from the coding sequence ATGAAATCGACTTATACCAAAAGAGTGTCGCTTCTAATTGTAAGCCTCTCACTCTTGTTATCCTCTTTCGCAAACTGCAAAGAAGATAAACAAGACAACAACATGGCCATTCTTCTGGCCTTACTGGCTAGCTCCAACGAAAACGCAGGTTCTGCGATCTGTGACGGAGCTTCAATCCAAGGCGGAAACACCGTTCTTTCAGGAAACATCACTTCCAGTCAAAGTTTCGCAGCTTACTCTTCCACTTCTATTAGCGGAATCGTAAGAGTAAAGAGCGGCGCGACTTTAACGTTTGCAAGAGGCGCGGTGGTTTTCGGAACGGCAGGTTCCGCATTGATCATCGAACAAGGTGCAAAAATCGTAACCAACGGAGACGCTGCCGCTCCGGTATGTTTCACATCTTCTAAAACTTCCGGCAACAGAGCGCCAGGCGACTGGGGTGGAATCTTGATCGTAGGCGACGGTATCGGTTCCAGAGCTGCGGCTCAGAACACCGAAGGAGGAACCGGTCTCCAATACAATAGCGGCGCAAACGATGCGGGTAATTCCGGAAGTTTCGCTTATACCATCGTTGAATTTGCAGGAAACGAAGTATCGGTCGGAGACGAGCTGAACGGAATTTCCATGTATGTGGTCGGTAGCGGAACAACCTTGGATCACGTTCAAGTTCACAGACATTTGGACGACGGCGTTGAATCTTGGGGCGGGGCATGGACCGGAAAATATCTTCTGATGACAGGCGGTATGGACGACGACCTCGACTTGGATGAAGCATACACCGGAAAAGTTCAGTTCGTAATCTCTCAAAAATATCCAACCTCTTGCGGTGGAACCGCTTCCACGGATCCTCACGGATTTGAGATGGACGGAACTCACAGTTCCGGAACCGCATCCGCAACTGCCAAAACGACGACCAATGTAAAACTTTCCAACTTCACTCTCCTCGGAAAAAGCGTTTCCAACGGATTCGGTGCGAGATTGAGAGAAGGACTTCAAGGAAAATTTACGAATGGTCTGATCTACGGATTCCAATCCGGAAACATCGACTGTGTGTTGAACGCAACCGGTGGCGGACCAGCAACGGCGCCTACGTTCGCAAACGTATTGGTCGAAGCGGCTAAAACAAATGGAAACACCGCAGCTTGCACTCTTCCTTCAACAGGACTGACTGCGCTTCCGGTTGTTTCTTTAGGATCGGGAGATTCCGACAACTGCGCTTTCGCGACAAAACCGGATTATCAGCCTTCCGGTGAAGCTGCTGCGGCTGCAGGTTCTGCCCTTACTGCGCAATCCTCTGACACGTTTTTTACCGATAACACCACTTACGGTGGTATGATCACAGGTCAAAACTGGGCCAGCGGATGGACGGTTTATAGAGCGAGATAA
- a CDS encoding LIMLP_04285 family protein yields the protein MITRLSITLLLFALFSFNGLFADTVKNVKTNETIENVKTSENEQGIIVEYEDGTKRGFKKDAVTVEKKEVAWNKEEESKEETKGDRYFAFGSLGFLLILFFALP from the coding sequence ATGATTACACGTTTATCCATAACTCTTTTATTATTCGCGTTATTCTCGTTTAACGGCCTCTTTGCTGACACAGTAAAAAACGTTAAAACGAACGAAACGATCGAGAACGTCAAGACTTCCGAAAACGAACAAGGCATCATTGTAGAATATGAAGACGGAACCAAAAGGGGCTTCAAAAAAGACGCGGTCACCGTGGAAAAAAAAGAAGTCGCTTGGAATAAGGAAGAGGAATCAAAAGAAGAGACGAAAGGAGATCGTTATTTCGCTTTCGGCTCTTTAGGATTTCTTCTCATTCTTTTTTTCGCCCTCCCGTAA
- a CDS encoding TetR/AcrR family transcriptional regulator, with protein sequence MPKVVDHDAYRISILKRCLDLFAMKGYATVTMREISKELRVSTGTLYHYFPTKEVLFEQMARWIVRDDAEQLEGIRNGSRSKDFRERLEVLFDFVKEREGHFQKLILIASDLYRLEESEPARAILKECSSVFRDAIESHLALNNEELEKLFFGVLIGTVFQRMLDRETADFEKTFSLVRGFAPLISIGLLLEPKRA encoded by the coding sequence TTGCCAAAGGTTGTAGATCATGACGCGTATCGAATTTCCATTTTAAAGCGTTGCCTCGATTTATTCGCAATGAAGGGATATGCGACGGTTACGATGCGGGAGATTTCCAAAGAGCTTCGTGTTTCTACGGGGACTCTGTATCACTATTTTCCGACAAAAGAAGTTTTGTTCGAGCAAATGGCGCGATGGATCGTTCGGGATGACGCGGAGCAATTGGAAGGGATTCGAAACGGAAGCCGATCTAAGGATTTTCGGGAAAGGCTTGAGGTTCTTTTCGATTTCGTGAAAGAAAGGGAAGGGCATTTTCAAAAGCTCATTCTAATCGCTTCCGATCTTTACCGATTGGAAGAGTCCGAGCCTGCCAGGGCGATCTTAAAGGAGTGTTCTTCGGTTTTTCGAGACGCGATCGAAAGTCATCTCGCGTTGAATAACGAGGAGCTGGAAAAACTTTTCTTCGGAGTTTTGATCGGAACCGTTTTTCAAAGAATGCTGGATCGGGAAACGGCGGATTTTGAAAAGACATTCTCCCTTGTCAGAGGTTTTGCTCCTTTGATTTCGATCGGTTTATTATTGGAACCTAAAAGAGCCTGA